A stretch of Deinococcus radiopugnans ATCC 19172 DNA encodes these proteins:
- a CDS encoding M24 family metallopeptidase, with product MSGLGEQKAQQATEQLQDGELWLFLTQEGSDPSVPLVFGTNSVGKAAFMLHGSGPKALVSRIDAGHFEQHAAFLETRSYSTSFETDLIDWLRELSPHTVLLNFSEDDIRCDGLTHGQYLAVERLLGEALPQARIASSEAQLSRIRAIKTPEELRRLQQAIDRTITFYDRLLPTLHAGQTERQIQARMNTLAAELGTTPDLGDFGGPLVLINRVGMSHRAPTDTAIEPGDLLILDTALETEGYYSDIARTIYFLKDGEHEPPEREQRVFQAIYGAIDAAFAALKPGVPGYQVDAAARQHLLDRGYPEIQHSTGHQIGRHVHDGGAVLGPLWDGKRRAPRLQADEGMVFTLEPTVLMSPDPSMIVEENVVVTGDGARYLSQRQQHLWTAR from the coding sequence ATGTCAGGACTGGGCGAACAGAAGGCGCAGCAGGCCACGGAACAGCTTCAGGACGGTGAGCTGTGGCTCTTTTTGACTCAGGAGGGCAGCGACCCCAGCGTGCCTCTGGTCTTTGGCACCAACTCGGTGGGCAAGGCGGCCTTTATGCTGCACGGCAGCGGCCCCAAGGCCTTGGTCTCGCGCATCGACGCCGGACATTTTGAGCAACATGCGGCTTTTCTGGAGACGCGCAGTTATTCCACGTCTTTTGAAACCGATCTGATCGACTGGTTGCGCGAGTTAAGCCCCCACACCGTCCTCCTGAATTTCAGTGAGGACGACATCCGCTGCGACGGTCTCACCCACGGGCAGTACCTCGCCGTCGAGCGTCTGCTGGGAGAGGCCCTGCCACAGGCGAGGATCGCGAGCAGCGAGGCGCAGCTCAGCCGGATCAGGGCCATCAAGACGCCCGAGGAATTGCGCCGCCTGCAGCAGGCCATCGACCGCACCATCACCTTCTATGACCGCCTGTTGCCCACCCTGCACGCCGGGCAGACCGAACGCCAGATCCAGGCCCGCATGAATACCCTGGCCGCCGAGCTCGGCACCACCCCCGATCTGGGCGACTTCGGGGGGCCACTGGTGCTGATCAACCGCGTCGGCATGTCTCACCGCGCCCCCACCGACACGGCAATCGAGCCAGGCGACCTGCTGATCCTGGACACCGCGCTGGAAACTGAGGGCTACTATTCCGACATCGCCCGCACCATCTACTTTCTGAAGGACGGCGAACACGAGCCGCCCGAACGCGAACAGCGGGTCTTCCAGGCCATTTACGGCGCGATCGACGCCGCCTTCGCGGCGCTGAAACCGGGGGTCCCTGGTTATCAGGTCGACGCCGCTGCCCGGCAACACCTGCTGGATCGGGGCTATCCGGAAATCCAGCATTCCACCGGTCACCAGATCGGGCGGCACGTCCACGACGGCGGCGCCGTTCTCGGACCGCTGTGGGACGGCAAGCGCCGGGCACCCAGACTGCAGGCCGACGAGGGCATGGTCTTTACCCTCGAACCCACCGTCTTGATGAGTCCCGATCCGAGCATGATCGTCGAGGAAAACGTGGTGGTCACCGGCGACGGCGCGCGTTACCTCAGCCAGCGTCAGCAGCACCTCTGGACGGCCCGCTAG
- a CDS encoding ABC transporter substrate-binding protein, with the protein MRHLLTLSAALVLASASAQTAACPKIGGTATIAQNSEPGNLNPLIFPTTYDTNIEELVFNALVKPTADLDYQADLAQSWTFSADKKTITFKLQPGVKWHDGQALTARDVAFTLTAIASPKYNGGAYSQVEVITGAGAYHDGKAKSISGIKVIDDRTVAVTTDKVYAPILATMAGIMILPQHIYGKIPVENWQKDATNRNPVGSGPFKFKQFRSGELIELEANKTYFAGRPCLDRLIVRFGDANTMLAALVKGEVDAAPVPVPSVASVKSSPNVKLTVVDQLSFDYVGTNLRNPLLADPAVRTAMAYAINRKAIVSGLMSGYGNVVDTLFPKSHWAYPANVKAIPYDPALAQKTLDDAGWKMSGGVRSKGGKTLKFRMFYTTGNPVRERGAALIQANLRQIGIQVDLQSMDFPTLVTFLLPKDGKGQPRAVNASDFDLFILGFGIERDPSEYLSYFTAEGQPPNGYNFTGYTNSAGGNLLVKGQETVNQATRKSLYNQFGLMMRDQLPWIPLTQAQALYGNQTKLHNFAPDIRGVNVNVTRWWVQ; encoded by the coding sequence ATGCGTCATCTACTCACCCTGTCCGCCGCCCTTGTCCTCGCCAGCGCCTCTGCCCAGACGGCCGCATGCCCCAAGATCGGCGGCACGGCCACCATCGCCCAGAACAGCGAGCCGGGCAACCTCAACCCCCTGATCTTTCCCACCACCTATGACACCAACATCGAGGAACTGGTCTTTAACGCCCTGGTCAAGCCCACCGCCGATCTGGACTATCAGGCGGATCTGGCGCAGTCCTGGACTTTTTCCGCCGACAAGAAGACCATCACGTTTAAGTTGCAGCCCGGGGTCAAGTGGCACGACGGGCAGGCGCTCACTGCCCGGGATGTGGCCTTCACACTGACGGCCATCGCCAGCCCGAAATACAACGGCGGCGCCTACAGCCAGGTGGAAGTGATTACCGGTGCGGGCGCTTACCACGACGGCAAGGCAAAATCCATCAGCGGCATCAAGGTCATTGACGACCGCACAGTCGCGGTGACCACCGACAAGGTCTACGCCCCGATTCTGGCCACCATGGCGGGCATCATGATTTTGCCCCAGCACATCTACGGCAAGATCCCGGTGGAAAACTGGCAGAAGGACGCCACCAACCGCAATCCGGTGGGCAGCGGTCCATTCAAGTTCAAACAGTTCCGCAGCGGCGAACTGATCGAGCTGGAGGCCAACAAGACGTACTTCGCCGGGCGGCCCTGCCTGGACCGCCTGATCGTGCGTTTCGGCGACGCGAACACTATGCTGGCCGCGCTGGTCAAGGGCGAGGTGGACGCTGCGCCGGTGCCGGTGCCCAGTGTGGCGAGTGTCAAGAGCAGCCCCAATGTCAAACTGACGGTGGTCGATCAGCTGAGCTTCGACTACGTCGGCACCAATCTGCGCAACCCGCTGCTGGCCGATCCGGCCGTGCGCACGGCGATGGCCTACGCCATCAACCGCAAGGCCATCGTCAGCGGCCTGATGTCGGGGTACGGCAACGTGGTCGACACCCTGTTTCCCAAGTCGCACTGGGCCTACCCGGCCAACGTCAAAGCCATTCCGTACGACCCGGCCCTGGCGCAAAAGACCCTGGACGACGCCGGCTGGAAGATGAGCGGGGGCGTGCGCAGCAAGGGCGGCAAGACGCTGAAGTTCCGCATGTTCTACACCACGGGCAACCCGGTCCGGGAGCGCGGCGCCGCCCTGATTCAGGCCAATCTGCGCCAGATCGGCATCCAGGTGGACCTGCAGAGCATGGATTTCCCGACGCTGGTCACGTTCCTGCTGCCCAAGGACGGCAAGGGACAGCCGCGCGCCGTCAACGCCTCGGATTTCGATCTGTTCATCCTGGGGTTCGGGATCGAGCGTGATCCCAGCGAGTACCTGTCGTACTTCACCGCCGAGGGCCAGCCCCCGAACGGCTACAACTTCACCGGATACACCAACTCCGCCGGCGGCAACCTGCTCGTCAAGGGTCAGGAAACTGTAAATCAGGCCACGCGCAAGTCGCTCTACAACCAGTTCGGCCTGATGATGCGTGATCAGCTGCCGTGGATTCCGCTGACGCAGGCGCAGGCCCTGTACGGCAACCAGACCAAGCTCCACAACTTCGCGCCGGACATCCGGGGGGTCAACGTCAACGTCACGCGCTGGTGGGTGCAGTAG
- a CDS encoding ABC transporter permease: MLPFIAKRGLQGVVLLIMVSFISFVVMNLAPGNAMQTFINPRMSPQEITRAENALGINKPIPVQYLSWASNLLQGNFGYSVRNGESVTALLKQRAGPTLLLTATSFLLIVCIALVIGVYSAARPYSLIDYLSTTLVFAGISIPSFFFGLTLIYLFSVQLGWFPTSGFESYSADHQGLELFLDRVWHMALPVCVLTLTGIAGILRHVRSSVSEALRQDYIRTARSKGVGERAILVKHALRNGLIPVVTLLGLSLPAFFAGSVITETIFAWPGMGRLLVDSVFARDYPVSMAINTITAVLVIVGSLVADVLYGLIDPRVRFDG; this comes from the coding sequence GTGCTGCCATTCATCGCCAAGCGGGGGCTCCAGGGCGTGGTCCTGCTGATCATGGTTTCGTTCATCAGCTTCGTCGTGATGAATCTGGCGCCCGGCAACGCGATGCAGACCTTTATCAACCCGCGCATGAGTCCGCAGGAGATCACGCGCGCTGAGAACGCCCTGGGCATCAACAAGCCAATCCCGGTGCAGTACCTGAGTTGGGCCTCGAATCTGCTGCAGGGCAACTTCGGCTATTCGGTGCGCAACGGGGAGAGTGTCACCGCGCTGCTCAAGCAGCGGGCGGGACCGACGCTGCTGCTGACCGCGACCTCGTTCCTGCTGATCGTGTGCATCGCCCTGGTGATCGGGGTGTACAGCGCGGCCAGACCATACTCGCTGATTGATTACCTGAGCACCACCCTGGTGTTCGCCGGGATCAGCATTCCCAGTTTCTTCTTCGGCCTGACCCTGATCTATCTGTTCTCGGTGCAACTGGGGTGGTTTCCCACCTCGGGGTTCGAAAGCTACAGCGCGGACCATCAGGGTCTGGAGCTGTTCCTGGACCGCGTCTGGCACATGGCGCTGCCCGTGTGCGTCCTGACCCTGACGGGCATCGCCGGCATCCTGCGTCATGTGCGCAGTTCGGTCAGCGAAGCGCTCAGGCAGGACTACATCCGCACGGCCCGCAGCAAGGGCGTCGGCGAGCGCGCCATCCTGGTCAAGCACGCGCTGCGCAACGGCCTCATTCCGGTGGTCACGCTGCTGGGCCTCTCGCTGCCTGCGTTCTTTGCGGGGTCCGTCATTACCGAGACCATCTTCGCCTGGCCGGGCATGGGCCGCCTGCTGGTCGACTCGGTGTTCGCCCGCGACTACCCGGTGTCGATGGCGATCAACACCATCACCGCGGTCCTGGTCATCGTGGGCAGCCTGGTCGCCGACGTGCTGTACGGGTTGATTGATCCCCGGGTCAGGTTCGACGGATGA
- the opp4C gene encoding oligopeptide ABC transporter permease, translated as MSAAAVPLRPAGGRSLGRFTRHRLALISVLVLIVFILIGVFAPLLSPYDPYDLAAGPGGEIQFTSPPSVAFWLGTDALGRDVLSRLIFGTRVSLTIGISAALLALVIGVVLGVLAGFRGGWTDIVLSRFTDAVAAFPSLFLILTVSSFVKPSLLTTVTIIGLLSWVPTYRLMRGETLKLRHQEYVEAAGALGAGDPRIMFRHILPNAAAPIIVQTTLGVAEAILTESALSFLGLGVQQPIASWGNMLSDARTITVLQSQPWLWLPPGLAILLTVLAINFLGDGLRDTFNPREK; from the coding sequence ATGAGCGCCGCGGCCGTACCGCTGCGTCCGGCAGGGGGGCGGAGCCTGGGGCGTTTCACCCGGCACCGGCTGGCCCTGATCAGCGTGCTGGTGCTGATCGTCTTCATCCTGATCGGGGTGTTCGCGCCGCTGCTCTCACCCTACGATCCCTATGACCTGGCCGCCGGTCCGGGCGGTGAAATCCAGTTCACCAGTCCGCCCAGCGTGGCGTTCTGGCTGGGCACCGATGCCCTGGGCCGCGACGTGCTCTCACGCCTGATCTTCGGTACCCGGGTCTCGCTGACCATCGGGATCAGCGCCGCCCTGCTGGCCCTGGTCATCGGCGTGGTCCTGGGCGTGCTTGCCGGCTTCCGGGGAGGCTGGACCGACATCGTCCTGTCGCGCTTCACCGACGCGGTCGCTGCCTTTCCCAGCCTGTTCCTGATCCTGACCGTGTCCAGTTTCGTCAAACCCAGTCTCCTGACCACGGTGACCATCATTGGTCTGCTCAGCTGGGTCCCCACCTACCGGTTGATGCGCGGCGAAACCCTCAAACTGCGTCATCAGGAGTACGTCGAGGCGGCGGGCGCACTGGGCGCGGGTGACCCGCGCATCATGTTCCGGCACATCCTGCCCAACGCCGCCGCACCGATCATCGTGCAGACCACGCTGGGCGTGGCCGAGGCCATCCTGACCGAGAGCGCACTGTCATTTCTGGGCCTTGGCGTTCAGCAACCCATCGCCTCGTGGGGCAACATGCTCTCGGACGCCCGCACCATCACGGTTCTTCAGTCGCAGCCGTGGTTGTGGCTTCCGCCGGGTCTGGCCATCCTGCTGACGGTCCTGGCGATTAATTTTCTGGGAGACGGGCTGCGTGATACATTCAACCCCCGTGAAAAGTAA